In Parageobacillus sp. KH3-4, the genomic window CATTCCGCTTGTAACGGTCGGGATGACGTATTTAGTATCGCAGTCGCTTGTCGCTTTTCTTGTCGATCAAGTAAATTTTCCGCTGTCTACGTTTACGCAAATCTTTTTAGTCGCCGTGCTGTTTGGGATCGGGACGGACTATTGCATTTTGTTGTTAAGCCGATTTAAGGAAGAGCTTTCGCAGCATGAAAACCGAGCAGATGCGATTATCGCCACGTACCGCACCGCGGGAAAAACGGTGTTGTTCAGCGGAATCGCCGTGATGATCGGATTTGCGGCGATTGGATTGTCGACGTTTAAGCTGTATCAATCGGCTGCCGCGGTTGCCGTCGGCGTGGCGGTGCTGCTGGTTGCGCTGATGACGTTGGTGCCGTTTTTTATGGCAACGCTCGGCCCAAATCTATTTTGGCCGGCGAAAGGCAATTTAGAGCATAAACAAAGCCGTTTGTGGGATGCCGCCGGCCGTTTTGCGTTTGCAAGGCCGCTAGTCGCTTTAGGAATCGTTGCGGTCATCACTGTTCCGGTATTAGCAACGTATGATGGCGATTTATCGTTTGATTCGCTTGAAGAGATTGGGGACGATTACGCATCCGTAAAGGCGTTTAACATTATCGCCAAAAGCTTTAATCCTGGCGAAGCGATGCCGACACAAATCGTCATGAAAAACGATGAAGCGCTGAATTCGCAAGAGTATTTTGCATTAATCGAAAAAATCAGCCGTGAAGTCGAGAAAGTCGATGGAGTGGACAAAGTGCGCTCTGTCACGCGCCCGACAGGAGAGCCAATTGAACAATTGCTTGTTACAGAACAAGCAAAAAGTTTAAAAGACGGCCTTGGCCAAGGAAAAGAGGGAATCGAGAAAATCAGTTCAGGGCTAAATCAAGCAAGCGGGCAACTTTCCGCTTCTGCGCCAAAATTAAAACAAGCGACAAACGGTATTGAACAGCTTGTCTCAGGAACGGAGCGGCTGAAAGCGAGCGTCAGCGACTTGCAAAAAGGGCTTGCGCAAATTGAACAAGGCATTCGCAGCGGTTCGATGGGAGCTGGCGAAATCAAAAAAGGATTGGCAGCAATCCAGGACAATGCGAAAGAGTTGCAACAAGGCGCTGAACAATTGCTGGAAGGATACGAAAAGGCGGGAAGCGGACTCTCTACGCTTGTCAACCAGTATGAACAGTTGCAAAACGGCATGAACGCTATATCAGCACAATTATCCTCGGTAAACGCATCGTTGAATCGCATTGAGCAAACACACCCAGAGTTGCGACAAGATCGCGAATATCAGCAAACAAAAATGGTCGCAGCGGGAGTAGCGAAACAATCACAGCAAATGACTGCCGGTTTTGCGCAATTAAATGCCGTGCTGAAACAGGTAAGCGCTGGGGTGCATCAAGCGAACGGCTCGTTTGCGCAGCTGATCGACGGCCAAAAGGCGTTAATTGATGGGATGTCCAAACTGATCGCAGGGCTTGGCGAGCTGCAAAAAGGGATGGATAAAGCGGCAAACGGGCAGCACCAAGTGATCGAGCGACTGCCACAATTAGCGAATGGATTAAGCGAAGTGAACGCCGGCCAAGAGCAGCTGTTGCAAGGATTTTCGCAGTTAGACGGACAAATGAATC contains:
- a CDS encoding MMPL family transporter, with product MRGIIKGKWFVLLAWMVAAVVLMVTAPNMADLVREKGQLSVPKGYSSSLAMEILEEVQQRENKGSELSTALVFYRKGGLTDNDWKEAERAVKQLEAQKDKLGITEMISPFKEKELKDQLVSKDGTTILTSVKLERNGRSAKEISKALYKAIDDIPVEHYYTGSWMIDEDVVVSSQEGLKKTEGITVVFILVVLFIVFRSFVAPLIPLVTVGMTYLVSQSLVAFLVDQVNFPLSTFTQIFLVAVLFGIGTDYCILLLSRFKEELSQHENRADAIIATYRTAGKTVLFSGIAVMIGFAAIGLSTFKLYQSAAAVAVGVAVLLVALMTLVPFFMATLGPNLFWPAKGNLEHKQSRLWDAAGRFAFARPLVALGIVAVITVPVLATYDGDLSFDSLEEIGDDYASVKAFNIIAKSFNPGEAMPTQIVMKNDEALNSQEYFALIEKISREVEKVDGVDKVRSVTRPTGEPIEQLLVTEQAKSLKDGLGQGKEGIEKISSGLNQASGQLSASAPKLKQATNGIEQLVSGTERLKASVSDLQKGLAQIEQGIRSGSMGAGEIKKGLAAIQDNAKELQQGAEQLLEGYEKAGSGLSTLVNQYEQLQNGMNAISAQLSSVNASLNRIEQTHPELRQDREYQQTKMVAAGVAKQSQQMTAGFAQLNAVLKQVSAGVHQANGSFAQLIDGQKALIDGMSKLIAGLGELQKGMDKAANGQHQVIERLPQLANGLSEVNAGQEQLLQGFSQLDGQMNQLITGLDQSADGLRKVSKGLSSAQSYLSELSASPNEEMTGWYLPKQVLESKEFAKAQDAYMSKDKKIVTFDVIFDENPYSASALNKIDDIKQAVARAVKDTKLENAKVAVGGVTSIYADLHAISSADYSRTVVLMLAGIALILMILLRSLIMPMYLILSLVLTYYTSMAVTELIFVNGLGYAGLNWAVSFFAFVILIALGIDYSIFLMDRFNEYRNKPVQEAMLVSMRNMGTVIISAAVILGGTFAAMYPSGVLSLLQIATIVLTGLILYALVVLPLFVPVMVKTFGKANWWPFMK